Proteins encoded in a region of the Methylosinus trichosporium OB3b genome:
- a CDS encoding type II toxin-antitoxin system HipA family toxin — translation MIRDPRGRLAFIYEETWRAAQGAYPLSLSMPLTAEKHGHQPIDAFLWGLLPDNEAVLARWARRFQVSARNPFALLSHVGEDCAGAVQFVRPDRVDAILGEEPGAVEWLNEADIAERLRTLRADHAAWRTPSDTGQFSLAGAQPKTALLCENGRWGVPSGRTPTTHILKPPTGEYDGHAENEHLCMSLASRLGLLTARSRVQWFGDEVAIVIERYDRDWTDSAIIRVHQEDFCQALAIPPTRKYENEGGPGARMAVDLLRTVSGRPQEDVQRFVDAIIFNWLIAGTDAHAKNYSLLIGAQGRARLAPLYDIASILPYGFDPHRVRLAMKIGDTYKLRDIGAPQWRKFAGQLRLNADEVLHRIREMAAMLPDHLADVRRAAESDGIAHSIVARLSDALTERADRCRQVIGEL, via the coding sequence GTGATCCGCGACCCGCGCGGGCGTCTGGCCTTTATCTACGAGGAGACATGGCGCGCCGCACAGGGCGCCTATCCGCTTTCGCTCTCGATGCCGCTCACCGCAGAGAAGCACGGTCATCAGCCGATCGACGCTTTCCTGTGGGGGCTGCTGCCCGACAATGAAGCCGTGCTCGCCCGGTGGGCGCGGCGGTTTCAGGTGTCGGCGCGCAATCCCTTCGCGCTTCTCTCCCATGTCGGCGAGGATTGCGCCGGCGCCGTTCAGTTCGTCCGCCCCGACAGGGTCGATGCGATCCTCGGCGAGGAGCCGGGCGCGGTGGAATGGCTGAACGAGGCGGACATCGCCGAACGCCTGAGAACGCTTCGGGCCGACCATGCCGCATGGCGAACGCCGAGCGACACGGGGCAGTTCAGCCTGGCGGGAGCCCAGCCCAAGACCGCCCTTCTTTGCGAGAACGGGCGATGGGGCGTCCCGTCGGGACGCACGCCGACGACCCATATCCTCAAGCCGCCTACCGGCGAATATGACGGCCACGCCGAGAATGAGCATCTCTGCATGTCGCTCGCCAGCAGGCTCGGCCTGCTCACCGCGCGTTCACGCGTCCAATGGTTTGGCGACGAGGTCGCCATCGTGATCGAGCGCTATGACCGGGATTGGACAGATTCGGCGATCATCCGGGTTCATCAGGAAGATTTTTGCCAGGCGCTGGCGATCCCGCCGACACGCAAATACGAGAATGAGGGCGGACCGGGCGCACGCATGGCCGTCGATCTCCTGAGAACCGTGTCGGGCCGCCCCCAGGAGGACGTGCAACGCTTCGTCGACGCCATCATTTTCAACTGGCTGATCGCGGGAACCGACGCTCACGCGAAGAACTATTCGCTGCTGATCGGCGCCCAGGGGCGGGCGCGGCTTGCCCCGCTCTACGACATCGCCAGCATCCTGCCCTACGGCTTCGATCCCCACCGGGTGCGTCTGGCGATGAAAATCGGTGATACCTACAAGCTCCGCGACATCGGCGCGCCGCAATGGCGAAAGTTCGCCGGGCAGCTTCGGCTGAACGCCGACGAAGTTCTGCACCGCATACGGGAAATGGCGGCGATGCTCCCCGACCACCTGGCGGATGTGCGCCGAGCCGCCGAGTCCGACGGAATCGCTCATTCAATCGTGGCTAGGCTTTCCGACGCGCTGACGGAACGCGCCGACCGGTGCCGTCAGGTCATAGGTGAGTTATAG
- a CDS encoding helix-turn-helix domain-containing protein: protein MNIRTALELGAAIRERRRQLNLDQDRLAKIVGVSRKWIIDVEKGKTRAEIGLILRTLDALGISVSLDTTETGVSGANTPDAIETPDIDSVLDRTRDRR, encoded by the coding sequence ATGAATATCCGAACTGCCCTCGAACTAGGCGCTGCGATCCGCGAGCGCCGCCGCCAGTTGAACCTCGACCAGGATAGACTGGCGAAAATCGTTGGCGTGAGCCGAAAATGGATCATCGACGTCGAGAAAGGCAAGACGCGGGCGGAGATCGGGCTGATTTTGCGTACGCTCGACGCCCTGGGGATCAGTGTGTCGCTCGACACGACCGAAACCGGGGTGTCCGGAGCCAATACACCCGACGCAATCGAAACGCCCGACATCGACAGCGTCCTTGATCGGACGCGGGATCGCCGATGA
- a CDS encoding ImmA/IrrE family metallo-endopeptidase, which produces MAKADDSSIDPDALRAVHVAARRALDRASAWEVYPTPTAVILEAANLRIAPASAFDPLRLMEYLVGKAEAAANALKSAISKVFGIYDAGEDLIHIDDTVSASKQNFLKLHEAGHHELPTHRKLFRLFQDCEKTLDPETSDLFEREANNFARFVLFQGDGYAALAADCKLEIRTPIKLAKKFGASVYASCREFARTHSRACVVYVLEPITYCDGAGTRAEVRRIEASPSFLEQFGRPSEQVITLDHSLGRVLPIGRKMTRPTTVSITDRNGQAHECVAEAFDTTFNVLILVYPIKALTRSVIIF; this is translated from the coding sequence ATGGCCAAAGCTGACGACAGCAGCATTGATCCCGATGCGTTGCGCGCCGTGCACGTCGCTGCACGGCGCGCCCTCGACCGAGCCTCCGCCTGGGAGGTCTACCCAACGCCGACAGCCGTCATCCTGGAAGCCGCCAATCTCCGCATCGCCCCGGCAAGCGCATTCGATCCGCTTCGCCTCATGGAATACCTCGTCGGCAAGGCCGAGGCGGCAGCAAACGCACTCAAATCGGCGATCTCGAAAGTCTTCGGCATCTACGACGCTGGCGAAGACCTGATCCATATCGACGATACGGTCAGCGCCTCGAAACAAAATTTTCTCAAGCTGCATGAGGCTGGCCACCATGAGTTGCCGACCCACCGCAAGCTGTTTCGCTTATTCCAAGATTGCGAGAAGACGCTCGACCCCGAAACCTCCGATCTGTTCGAGCGCGAAGCCAACAACTTTGCGCGCTTCGTCCTGTTTCAAGGCGATGGCTACGCCGCACTCGCCGCGGATTGCAAGCTGGAGATCAGAACCCCGATAAAGCTTGCAAAAAAATTCGGCGCCTCCGTCTACGCGTCATGCCGCGAGTTCGCTCGTACCCATTCACGGGCGTGCGTCGTCTATGTCCTTGAGCCGATCACCTATTGCGATGGCGCAGGAACCCGTGCAGAGGTGCGACGCATCGAGGCCTCACCTTCCTTCCTTGAGCAGTTCGGCAGGCCGAGCGAACAGGTGATTACCCTTGATCATTCGCTTGGGCGCGTCCTTCCCATCGGGCGGAAAATGACGCGCCCGACCACCGTTTCGATCACCGATCGCAACGGCCAAGCACATGAATGCGTGGCCGAAGCGTTCGACACCACGTTCAACGTCCTCATTCTCGTTTATCCAATCAAAGCGCTCACCCGCAGCGTGATCATTTTCTAG
- a CDS encoding helix-turn-helix domain-containing protein encodes MAKKSVGAEIKLTLGQYLASIRNDRGITLREVEKRTGKIVSNAYLSQIENDQIKKPNPNILNALAELYAVPYEELMERAGFVVPTRSRGSDQRHGRVATFAGHNLTSEEEAQLHQFLGYLRSRKKPDGQS; translated from the coding sequence ATGGCCAAGAAGAGCGTGGGGGCCGAGATCAAGCTCACGCTGGGGCAGTATCTCGCCTCCATCCGCAATGACCGCGGGATCACGCTGCGTGAGGTGGAAAAGCGTACCGGCAAGATTGTCTCGAACGCCTACCTCAGCCAGATCGAGAATGATCAAATAAAGAAGCCAAACCCGAACATTCTTAATGCGCTCGCCGAACTTTACGCCGTTCCTTACGAAGAGCTAATGGAGCGCGCCGGCTTCGTCGTGCCGACACGATCGCGGGGCAGCGACCAACGCCATGGCCGCGTCGCGACCTTCGCTGGCCACAACCTCACGTCTGAAGAAGAGGCGCAGCTTCATCAGTTCCTCGGCTATCTGCGCAGCAGGAAAAAGCCGGATGGCCAAAGCTGA
- a CDS encoding multiubiquitin domain-containing protein: MENMVSSGQSRNEKANCQVSRRPGADGLFFTEVNGTIVKFSVPTPKGERVLDKAGCMPAGDYVLIQLLRHSSQSVGLDETVDLAVEGAEEFRAFKSDRIFRFTLNGHGFEWGVANIPEPELRAVAHVPDDEIIVLEREGHDVDLAAADVLDLGGAGTEHLRTEKTLVTVYFENELRELPRGVYTTEQLKIRFGVQEGYILEVINEEGNLTPLKPDEKTRLKNGMRFFEQVPCGGSS, from the coding sequence ATGGAAAATATGGTTTCAAGCGGCCAGAGCCGCAATGAAAAGGCAAATTGCCAAGTGTCGCGTCGCCCCGGCGCGGACGGCCTGTTCTTCACCGAAGTGAACGGCACAATCGTGAAGTTCTCGGTGCCGACCCCCAAGGGCGAGCGGGTCCTCGACAAAGCGGGGTGCATGCCGGCGGGAGATTACGTCCTCATCCAGCTCTTGCGCCATAGCAGCCAGTCGGTAGGTCTCGATGAGACGGTTGATCTAGCGGTGGAAGGCGCTGAAGAGTTCCGCGCCTTCAAAAGCGACCGCATCTTCCGCTTCACGCTCAATGGCCATGGCTTCGAGTGGGGCGTGGCCAATATCCCGGAGCCCGAACTGCGCGCAGTTGCGCATGTGCCGGACGATGAGATCATCGTGCTGGAACGTGAAGGCCATGACGTGGACCTCGCGGCAGCGGATGTGCTCGATCTTGGCGGCGCCGGCACAGAGCACTTGCGGACTGAAAAGACTCTCGTGACAGTGTACTTCGAAAACGAGCTACGCGAGTTACCCCGCGGCGTCTACACCACGGAGCAGCTGAAAATCCGGTTCGGCGTCCAGGAGGGCTATATCCTCGAAGTCATTAACGAGGAAGGCAACCTTACGCCGCTGAAGCCGGATGAGAAGACCCGCCTCAAGAACGGCATGCGGTTCTTCGAGCAGGTCCCGTGCGGGGGCTCGTCATGA